A stretch of DNA from Noviherbaspirillum sedimenti:
ATCGATCCTGGAACACACGCGTCCGCATCGCATTGAAGTCAATTTCCGCGAAATACTAGCAAGCAATTCTACCTGTGCTACAGGCCTGCGTAACCCATCCACATTGGTCGTGCTGACCTATTCCTTTTTGCCAGTCGAGTTTTTCCAGAAAAACCCGATGCAAATTCTATAGGTCACTCACAAATACCACATGAGAAAGCCTTGGCCAGCGCACGAAGCAGCAAAGCCATCCTCGCGACAATGCAACGAATAAAGAAGCGCAATGTTGCGCATCGTCATTGTTCAGGCCAGCCATCAACAGGATGTGCCGGTGAACAACAGTGCGTTATTCCTGACTTGCGCATGCGCAGCACAGCGCAGATTCAATGCATCGAACCTGCCTGTTGCTGGACGTTTCCAACGTTTTCACTCGTCTTGGGTTTGCCCTGGGCATCACTCAAGCGGTATTTGGTCCGGCGGTCACCCATCAAATCGCGCAAATCACGAATGGTCATGCCGGTGACTTCATGCATCCTGATCAAAAGCGATGCGCCAATCGGCAAGCGGCGGTGGCGGATCTTGCTGATCACAGGCGGGGCTACTTCCAGCTTGCGCGACAGGGCCGCATCGTTTTTCAAGGCCATCTTTTCAAGCAAAAAGTCGAGCAAATGGTTCGGGTTATAGCTTTCCTGGGATGAGAGAGCGTGTTCAGCCATGATGTCCTCTAGAAAGAATGAATCTGTCATTAACCGCAATAGCTTTTAGGCCATTGCTGATAACACAAGACTTCATTGCGGAGGAAAAAGTTCCGCGAATAATTCTTGTTTAAGCTTATTAAACATATCCAATTGTGTTATGCACCACATTGATCGCCAGCAAATACCAGACGTAAGTACTGGCTGTCCCCGAAAAGCTTATGGCATTGCGCAACAGTGTGGAGGCGTTGCGCTTGCCAGCGTGACAATCGTGCGTCAAAGTGAAGGTTTTTCCATCCATCCATGAATTCATGCAAAAAAATGAAAGACTGATCGAACGTATCGTCGCAGTCACGGCCATGGTGGCCCTGATTGGCGGCTGCCTGTATATCCTGGCGCCGTTTTTTGCCCCGCTGCTGTGGGCAGCCATCATCAGTTTTTGCACCTGGCCGATCTATATCCGCCTGGTGCGCCTCATGCGCGGCCAGCACATCGTGCCGGCATTGATCATGGTATTGCTGGCCTTGCTGTGCGGGGTCGGCCCGCTCGCCTTCGCCCTGTTCGGACTGGCGCAGCAAACCGATGAAGTCAGGGCGATCGTCAACAAGCTGATCGAGCGCGGGGTGCCGCCGCTGCCGGACTGGATCGCCGGCTTGCCGCTGGTCGGTGCGCGCATCCTGGCGTTCTGGAACGATCTGATGCACGGCGGCGCGGAATTCGCCGATTTCGTCCGCAACCGCCTGGCCGCCCCGCTCGGCCAGTGGCTGCTTACCTTGGGAGCTGCCACCGGCGCCGGCCTGTTGCAACTGGCGCTGAGCATCATTTTTTCCTTCTTCTTTTATATCGGCGGCTATGTGGCGCTGGAATGGCTGCTGGGCGGCGTGCGACGCATCGCCGGCGAACGCGGCCCATACCTGCTGCAACTGGCAGGCGGCACGGTCAAGGGCGTCGTCTATGGCATTCTCGGCACCGCGCTGGTCCAGGCTGTGCTGGCCGGCCTCGGTTACTGGTTGGCAGGCGTGCCGGGCGCCGCCATCTGGCTGCTGGCGACATTCTTTCTCTCGGTGATTCCGATGGCGCCGGCCTTGATCTGGATACCGGCAACCATCTGGCT
This window harbors:
- a CDS encoding AI-2E family transporter — encoded protein: MQKNERLIERIVAVTAMVALIGGCLYILAPFFAPLLWAAIISFCTWPIYIRLVRLMRGQHIVPALIMVLLALLCGVGPLAFALFGLAQQTDEVRAIVNKLIERGVPPLPDWIAGLPLVGARILAFWNDLMHGGAEFADFVRNRLAAPLGQWLLTLGAATGAGLLQLALSIIFSFFFYIGGYVALEWLLGGVRRIAGERGPYLLQLAGGTVKGVVYGILGTALVQAVLAGLGYWLAGVPGAAIWLLATFFLSVIPMAPALIWIPATIWLYSQGALGWAIFLVVWNALVVGSVDNVIKPLMISKGGGLPFIVVLLGVLGGAIAFGFLGVFIGPTMLAVGYSVLHDWTVGAQRRIEIS